AGGGGGCCCCCTGCCCCGCCCGGAGGCGGCCGGATCCGTCGACCGTGACGAGGCACTCCGGGCGTAGGCGTCCTTTCGGTGCACCGGCCGGCGTCAGCAGAAACCGATCGTCTCCGAGGCGGATCGAGAGGTTCCCCTCGGTCGATGCGACAAGCGACTTCTCATAGAGAAGACGGCCGATCGTGACGAGAAGGGGGCCGGCTTCTTCCGGGGATCGGAAGCTCACGGCGCCTCCTCCTCCCCCGGGGAGGTGGAGACGATCGCGTCGACCACCCCGACGATGAGGCTTCGAACCGGAACGCCCGGAACCCTAAGGATCGCCTCGGCCGCGTTCCCCTCGTGCACGACGAGGACCCGTTCCCCCGCGCCCGCGCCGACGGTGTCGAGCGCGATGAAGGCCTCGCCCTCCGCCTCCCCTTCCGGCGTCGCGGGACGAACGAGGAGGAGTTTTCGCCTCGCGAGGGAGGCGTGGCGGAGCGTGGAGACCACCTCGCCGATCACGACGCCAAGGATCATTCCTCGATCTCCACCTGGTCCGCGATGCCGAGGATCGCGGCGTCGACCGGAATCTGCGGTCCGGGGAACGCCTTCGCCGCCTCGCGCTTCTCGACGAACAAGACCCGCTCGCCCCGCCCGGCGCTCACCGTATCGATCGCCACGAGCGGCCGGCCGGCGGGTCGGTTCTTCTCATCGAGCGGTTGCACGAGAAGAAGACGCTTGGCGAGAAGGGACTCCGCCTTTCGCGTGGCGACGACCGTTCCGATCACGAGGCCGAGCCTCATGCGAGCCACTCCCCGGAGATCTTCCCGTGGGTCTC
This region of Candidatus Eisenbacteria bacterium genomic DNA includes:
- a CDS encoding EutN/CcmL family microcompartment protein; protein product: MRLGLVIGTVVATRKAESLLAKRLLLVQPLDEKNRPAGRPLVAIDTVSAGRGERVLFVEKREAAKAFPGPQIPVDAAILGIADQVEIEE
- a CDS encoding EutN/CcmL family microcompartment protein, with protein sequence MILGVVIGEVVSTLRHASLARRKLLLVRPATPEGEAEGEAFIALDTVGAGAGERVLVVHEGNAAEAILRVPGVPVRSLIVGVVDAIVSTSPGEEEAP